The following proteins come from a genomic window of Primulina huaijiensis isolate GDHJ02 unplaced genomic scaffold, ASM1229523v2 scaffold43073, whole genome shotgun sequence:
- the LOC140969911 gene encoding type IV inositol polyphosphate 5-phosphatase 7-like, with translation MGMENDSSTPQTYLNRRFSVCEKTIFGHRHSDFDPNMRWGYRPSDCSSSQRPSDCRPSDYSSGHRPSDYSSSRRPSDYSWGQRPSDFSRLESDEDYLPEDSPSTVLNTPMSYSANQGEDKAMMPECSRYSLVASKQMVGIFLTVWVRSELREFVQNIKVSCVGRGLMGYLGNKGSISISMLLHQTSFCFVCSHLTSGQKEGDELRRNADVTEILRKTRFPRVNCINDEKSPETILGHDRTIWLGDLNYRMALPYRSAKALIEMQNWRALLEKDQLRIEHRQGRVFDGWKEGKIYFPPTYKYSHNSDRYAGDDMHPKEKRRTPAWCDRILWYGTGLQQLSYVRGECRFSDHRPVSSVFWAEVESLPSRLRKSMSRSSSRIEVEEMLPYSHGYTELSFF, from the exons ATGGGAATGGAAAATGACTCCTCTACACCACAAACTTACCTCAACAGGCGATTCAGTGTTTGTGAAAAAACAATTTTTGGCCATAGACACAGCGACTTTGACCCAAATATGAGATGGGGTTATAGGCCAAGTGACTGTTCTTCCAGTCAGCGGCCAAGTGATTGTCGCCCGAGTGACTATTCCTCTGGTCATCGACCAAGTGACTATTCTTCAAGTCGGCGGCCTAGTGACTATTCTTGGGGTCAGAGGCCTAGTGATTTCTCGAGATTGGAGTCTGATGAGGATTATTTGCCTGAGGATTCACCTAGTACGGTGTTGAATACTCCAATGTCATACAGTGCTAATCAGGGGGAAGATAAAGCTATGATGCCCGAATGCTCTAGATATTCTTTGGTGGCAAGCAAGCAAATGGTCGGCATTTTTCTAACTGTTTGGGTTCGAAGTGAATTAAGGGAATTTGTACAGAACATAAAGGTTTCTTGTGTTGGTCGAGGATTGATGGGTTACCTGGGCAATAAG GGATCTATTTCAATCAGCATGTTGCTGCATCAGACCAGCTTTTGTTTCGTGTGCAGTCATTTGACATCTGGTCAGAAGGAAGGTGATGAATTACGAAGAAATGCCGATGTCACAGAAATCTTAAGAAAAACAAGATTCCCACGTGTTAACTGCATCAATGATGAGAAATCCCCAGAGACAATCCTTGGACATGA TCGAACTATCTGGCTGGGAGATCTGAACTATCGTATGGCGCTGCCATACCGGTCTGCTAAAGCACTCATTGAAATGCAAAACTGGAGAGCCTTGTTAGAAAAGGACCAA CTGCGGATTGAGCATAGACAAGGTCGAGTATTTGACGGCTGGAAAGAAGGGAAGATATATTTTCCACCAACATATAAATATTCACATAATTCAGACAGATATGCAGGAGATGATATGCATCCAAAGGAGAAACGGAGGACGCCCGCATG GTGTGACCGGATTTTGTGGTACGGTACTGGTCTTCAACAATTATCGTACGTTCGTGGGGAATGTAGGTTTTCAGATCATAGACCGGTCTCCAGTGTGTTTTGGGCTGAAGTCGAATCTCTTCCCAGCCGGTTAAGGAAAAGCATGAGTCGTTCGAGCTCCAGAATCGAGGTGGAGGAAATGTTACCATATTCACATGGTTATACAGAACTCTCCTTCTTTTGA